From one Caldithrix abyssi DSM 13497 genomic stretch:
- a CDS encoding YgeY family selenium metabolism-linked hydrolase — protein sequence MTEALKQSVRNDRAELEKLLQRLIQIRSYSGEEKEIVEFIQQTMQAYGFDEVLVDSLGSIVGRIGDGPVKIMFDAHIDTVQVTDSENWNYPPFEGKIIDGKIYGRGTVDEKPAMAGYLIAGKAIKEQYKGKALPFTLYVVGSVMEEDCDGYPLLHLIEKDGIRPDYVLLGEPTDLKIYRGQRGRMEIEVSTFGKSAHGAHNQHGINAIYKMSKIVDQIEQLDKQLEPVEPLGKGSITVSEISSKGPSLCSVPDFCRIHIDRRLTLHEDKETALDQLREIAQKLNIQAEIRIPHYRGKSWKGTEFEQEAYFPTWLLKEDHPLLKAARSAAQKVFGREVSTGVWSFSTNGVATAGRLNIPTFGFAPGREELSHSDREELSLDDLAKAAEFYAVFPFVLAETINKK from the coding sequence ATGACTGAAGCATTGAAACAAAGCGTACGGAACGATCGGGCTGAACTGGAAAAGCTTTTACAACGATTGATCCAGATTCGCAGTTACAGCGGAGAAGAAAAAGAGATCGTCGAATTCATCCAGCAAACCATGCAGGCTTATGGATTTGACGAAGTATTGGTGGATAGCCTGGGCAGCATCGTGGGGCGAATTGGCGACGGGCCAGTTAAAATCATGTTCGATGCGCACATCGACACGGTGCAGGTAACCGATTCAGAAAACTGGAACTATCCGCCGTTCGAAGGTAAAATCATCGACGGCAAAATTTACGGTCGCGGTACGGTGGATGAAAAACCGGCCATGGCCGGCTATCTGATCGCCGGCAAAGCGATTAAAGAACAGTACAAAGGCAAAGCGCTGCCCTTTACCCTGTACGTGGTGGGATCGGTGATGGAAGAAGATTGCGACGGCTATCCCCTGCTGCATTTGATAGAAAAAGATGGCATCCGTCCGGATTATGTGCTGTTGGGCGAGCCCACCGACCTTAAAATTTATCGTGGGCAGCGCGGACGCATGGAAATCGAAGTGTCCACCTTCGGTAAATCGGCGCATGGCGCACACAACCAGCACGGCATTAACGCCATTTACAAAATGAGTAAAATCGTCGATCAGATCGAACAATTAGATAAACAGCTGGAGCCGGTAGAACCATTGGGTAAAGGCTCCATAACGGTAAGCGAAATTTCCAGCAAAGGGCCGTCTCTTTGTTCGGTTCCGGATTTTTGTCGCATTCACATTGACCGCCGTCTGACGTTACATGAGGATAAAGAGACAGCGCTCGATCAATTGCGAGAAATCGCTCAAAAGCTCAACATTCAGGCCGAAATTCGAATTCCCCATTACAGGGGAAAAAGCTGGAAAGGAACGGAATTTGAACAGGAAGCCTACTTCCCCACCTGGCTTTTGAAAGAAGATCATCCACTGCTCAAAGCGGCCCGGAGCGCGGCACAGAAGGTATTTGGTCGGGAAGTTAGCACGGGCGTGTGGAGTTTTTCCACCAATGGCGTGGCCACCGCCGGAAGATTAAATATCCCCACTTTTGGCTTTGCGCCCGGCCGGGAAGAGCTTTCACATTCCGACCGCGAAGAACTTTCGCTGGACGATCTGGCAAAAGCCGCTGAATTTTACGCCGTTTTTCCCTTTGTTCTTGCAGAAACAATCAATAAAAAATAG